The genomic DNA gaatatctttaggcaaaaatagtattaaatacCATAGTCTGTGCTTTTAGTCAATActgtaaaacaaaatatacaatagaaATGGTGGAAGTCTTATATCCTAATGGACAAGTTTTTCATTATcctgatttaaaatatcgaactaTAGAAATTGATTGTGAGAaagcaatgaaatatattggtATAAAACAAACTACAGAAGAATTAGTTAGTCTACTTTCTAGAATGTCTTTAAAAACATCtatcaaaaatgataataaattaattattgaagtgCCACCTACAAGACATGATGTATTGCATGCATGTGATATTTACGAAGATATTGCTATAGCATATGGATATAACAAAATTCAGAAAACTATaccatatttatttactatagcAGAAgaggtaataataaaaaattcatagattttcaaatttataaaatttcaatataaaacattttctaaatattatatttatattttaaatatagtgtCCACTTAATAAACTATCCGATCAACTACGTACAGAATTGGCTTATGCTGGATTCACAGAAGCATTGACTTTCTCattagtataaattttttttttttaataactatataagttatatgaattattataattaattaaataattttttcttagtgTTCACGTGaagatatatcaaataaattaggtCATAATTTGATAAACGTACCAGCTGTTCATATATTGAATCCTAAAACATTAGAATTTCaggtatatacataaattatatacataaattttattaaaaattaagatttcattctaaacataataatattctaaacattttagatataataatcaatataataatattataggttGCACGTACTACTTTGATACCAGGATTATTGAAAACATTAGCTGCAAATAAAAAGATGCCACTTcctcataaattatttgaagtatctgatattatattaaaagataataatacggAAGTTGGTGCACGTAATAATCGGCATTTATGtgcaatatattgtaataaatctgATGGTTTTGAACTAATTCACGGTTTACTGGAcagaatattacaaatattagaaGTACCatggaataataatgaaacgaaaaatggATATTATCTTCGTGCCGTCGACGgtaacttgaaaaattatcattataaaagaaaatataaaaatataaaaaaaataatttatttatattttaaaaagttattatctatttttaagttcatataattttttttagatcctACTTTTTTTCCTCATCGTTGCGcggaaatattatgttataacaAAGTAATTGGTAAAATGGGAGTTCTACATCCAgatgtaatttcaaaatttgaattaaatacacCTTGTTCCAtattagaaattgatattgaatgctttttataaaataattataaaatttattgttagtaatatttataaataaataatacatttttcccaatattattttattattaaataaaaaaattattatatatacataattagattaaattagattacttAAGctgatatattatcttttttgaaaattattatcctcttattttttttcatttttaatttgtatcatAATTATCTATAACATTTTTGTTGCaaacaaagatattaatttacacgaataaagaaatgataatacaTACTATCATATACTAATTGAACAAGAATTTCGTGAAGaagcaaattgaaattacCCGCCACGGAAAACGAAAGATGGCATGTCGAATCGTATGCAATCATATAGATGGTCGAAGAGGCATCCGGGAGGTTGTCGGCCATAGTAGAAATGGCGGGTGTTAGCTTACGTGAATGACGGCGATCGTGCTCAAGATTATTGTCGAAAAGCAAGTGTTCTGTGTGTGTTTTGTAACACGGGAACGATACCTTAGTATCATATGATTCATCTGGAAGGTAAAGATGCAGAATGTAGCACAAGGAACGACCTCGGATAGTCAGAAGCACGAGAAATCAGCAAGCGTTCACCACGACATTGGAAAGACGTCGTCGACTCCCCAGTCTTCGAATTCCAGCCCTACGAAGTCAGAGACCGAAACCTTCTCCGAACTGCAGCCTCGCTTTATGGCAGACTCGTCGGAGAGCGAAGAGGACAGTGTTTCAGAGGTAAACcatgtcaaaaatatatgcCACATCGTGAATAAGATATTTGTGCGATGAGAGGTTGAACGTACGCATGTACGAATTTACGCACACGCATGAACTTGCTGTCGCTTCTGTCGTCCATCCAGTTACTATCCCCCTCccatcttttctcttctcctttcttatatatttgctTTCGCTCTTCCCTGTTTCTCTTctgtatttatttgtatacgtATGTATAATACATACGTCatagtatatatacgtacatatcaaattttgatgaaatctaTTGGAATCAATGTTAATCTTGTTTGACatctaattttattgcaaatccATATAGGtactttattatgatatacttTAAGAAATAGGTGTAgtaaaaaatgatcgattattgtgcatattattttttaacatcagtacatgtattcattttttttttatatattttgtatctatgttataataaataatatttaaaaaaaaactacttgAACTACGACTTGAAACTATACCTATTAAaagttatgaaattataacctAACATGTATTGTCATGTGGAAAACAATAGCAAAATTAACTAGTGTTTTGTAACCAAGAATATGTTGGTagttaaaaatcaatgaatgatttataaaattaaaaaagtagtgtaaaaaaaatttaactgtctttttgcaaaatttaaatttaatttcgagcaTATGATCAGGTAATACTTTCGTTAAactaattattgatataaaacaaattttatataatttttttaacagaaaaaaaaggaagaaagataaatttactcagaaatgttatataatcgTAATCTATGCGTTAATACATAAGGGTAACGTCATAATGTAttgtagtttaaaaaaaaaatcatgcacttttttattttttaaaataaacttcattttcttgaatttttacttcgtaatcaattttctatagcttttttttttttaatttattgactCATCAAgtatttgatattgatttaaatgaaattatataaaatatataatattattagcaattagaacatttgtataatttttaatttatttcatttttataatctcaCGTACCTTACAAACGTATATGTGCAAATGCTGAATAAAGCATTCCGGTTAACTGCACTGCATAATCAAGCGCGTGCGCACGCACGTGTACGtccgtgtatatatttatacaagtagatgcttatatatatatatatatatatatatgtttatatgtatatacataatacatatacatatacgcgcgcgcgcgcacgtaTGTATACACTTTTCATTGAACTAGTAATTCTGCATGTAGTACGTTCGCCCGCGCGAACTTTCGCATATGCCTCTTGCTATACACATATCTGTATATGTGTAGAGCTATTTTACGTCCGCTTGCACTACGTTGTGCGCCACCCAGCGGAGTTCTCTTCGGCCGCGTTTCTCGCGTATTCGTGCGAGTTCGTGAGCCTGTTTGTCTGCTTGGTCGTTTCTTTACCTTCTTTATACGTTCATAGGTGTATTTCTTACCTTATTGTAACACTTAATTCTTCCTGTTATACTGTCATCGAGATTTCAACTCTATCCTTGCTCCTGTACCTGCCGGCTACTCGGCTCTCCTATGTCGCTCGTGTTCGTGGCGTGGAAATTGTAGAGAGCAGAGCCAccatattattctatattctaccAGCGGTTCTTATAcggagttctttttttttttcacaaattttttgtGCGAACAATTATATTGGTTAGTACGACGTGTGCTCACACGATTAGTGAATACTCGACGTTTTCTCCTTActttgatttcgataaaacaAACGGAACGCGTTTAGTACGCGAGCAAAGAGTATAGCAAGGAAGTGTCAGTTTCGTCCTTCTTGGAATGGCTGCACATTGTTCTTATGCCTTTGTGTTCAGTAGCAAGCCGTTTTAATCACTTACAAGAACAAAATACTTTCACCTACATTCTGATTTACGTTTATGTCTCATTGGTTTCCACTCGTCGCGCAAGAGGATATGACCTCTACACGAGATGTACGtactataatttaaatgatctaggaattataatttatttttaaaaacgttaAAAGAACTatgatttgaaattgttatttcgCATATTACAAGGACACTTCTTttcctatttatataatttccataCTTCGCAAAACTTTAACTGTATTTCCATTGCTTATTTTTCCTCcatgtttaataaatacttttttataacaatatttgtttttactacaatttttcagaaagtttcttgtatatttgtatataatttctccttcatttttttatcttttttccctcgctttacctttttttttttttcttttgataaggTGAAAGGGATTTTGTGTTACACAATAACCtcaaataatgcaataatCGCCAaacattaatcataaatattcgttgcataaaagattaattcttcatattgataaaatatatgattgatctatttaatttagtaattttcaaagtttattttacaagtcaattataaaaaatatgaaaaatgaatatattcaagaaaaatgaCTCAGCAATCTTtgggttaatttttataatttcatattttttctgttAAGATAAGaagtgaaacaaaattttagttttaagtatataattttttatataatcagttTAATTTATgtgtaagtataaaataatattgatactaataatatataatactaatattattattatagatactattattaatattaatattatattgcatttgAAGCAaactcttattattattttaataaattaatatggaatagtgagaaaatgtaattacattattataatttatttataaaataaaaaaaatactacaatagacattacaatataaaataaaattgaatttgattatatattcaatttattaaaataattaatataatctatgatataaatttatattagattaaaatttattatgttattacatttttattatcaatctgtttatatatgaattaattgcattgaattaaattaaatattaattaagtattaaattggaagaaatattgttttatttgcaGGTGGAGTGTTTTGCAATTGATCAGGTTGAATTAGACGAAGGTCATCATTTAGAGTCATCCAAGCTTCTGTTAACTTCTGAAGATCCAGAGAGATCTGTGGATCCCGAAACTCAGGCTCGATTAGAATCATTGCTGGAAGTAGCTGGTATTGGCAAGTTGTCATCAGGCGATGGGAAGCACTTACCTGATCACGAAGTGCTCCGTCGCATAACATCTAGTGTTTCTTGTGCATTAGATGAAGCAGCAGCTGCATTGACTCGTATGCGCAGCGATAATCCACGCACACAAAACGAAAAGCGCTCTCTTGTAGAGGCTTGCACTGACGGGGACGTAGGtactgttaaaaaattattaacagaaGGACGCAGTGTTCACGAAACTacagaagagggagagagtttGCTCTCCCTCGCTTGTTCAGCTGGATATTACGAACTTGCTCAGGtttgaattctatttaatcttttattttttttttaactttaacatttcttgaaatatatcaatgtGCGTATGCATATATCtaaatgattttgattatttaaccGCTTTATACTTTTCATGTACATTtgtatatagtaaatattattattatcataaaattaatatttatgtttgtttCATGTttctaaatgatataatatgtaatacaatattagaaagtattatgatatattaattataatatataattttataagtaatatgatatattaaaaataatgaaaatataaaaatattatttgatgtaGTTATATCTgagttttatgattttttttataattctgatattgcagaaaaataaaatgatatatataatatatttaatatatataatatatataattggattacaaaataatcattagttacaataaatgttttatttgaataatgttttatacaaATAGGTACTTTTGGCAATGAGTGCAAACGTAGAGGATCGTGGTATAAAGGGGGATTGTACCCCTTTAATGGAGGCTGCCAGTGCAGGACATGTAGATGTTGTAAGCTTGCTTATTGCTCATGGAGCTGATGTTAATGCTCAATCTACTTCAGGTATGGaacataatttgaatattcatatttataatttatattatataatatcagtataattttagttttaaaaataattatttttactaatttataaattatatttaaaataaattatattttttttatatttttaggtaATACACCTCTTATGTATGGCTGTGCGGGTGGTCATGAGGAGGTAGTGCGAGTATTATTAGAAGCAGGTGCCAATGTTGAAGATCATAACGAAAACGGTCATACTCCTTTAATGGAAGCAGCTAGTGCTGGACATGTTCCAGTAGCTAAGATCTTGTTGGAACATGGCGCTGGAATTAATACTCATTCCAATGAATTTAAAGAATCTGCTTTAACACTGGCCTGTTACAAAGGACATTTGGAAATGGTTCGCTTCTTATTAGAAGC from Apis mellifera strain DH4 linkage group LG4, Amel_HAv3.1, whole genome shotgun sequence includes the following:
- the LOC551101 gene encoding phenylalanine--tRNA ligase beta subunit isoform X1 encodes the protein MPTINIKRDLLFKILGKTYSDIDFQDLCFKFGLELDEVVTEKQIISKEQHLNHNRQELEEVIYKIDIPANRYDLLCLEGLTLGLLIFLNQVDIPQYMTILPNTNTEKIIMTKQCLEVRGHIVAAILRDVTFTEDSYNSFIDLQEKLHQNIGRKRTLVSIGTHDLDTIKGPFLYDARSPTNICFKPLNQDKEYTAEEIINLYSNHAQLKQYLHIIKDSPFYPVVEDSNGIILSFPPIINGDHSKITLNTKNILIECTAIDLTKAKIVLNTIVCAFSQYCKTKYTIEMVEVLYPNGQVFHYPDLKYRTIEIDCEKAMKYIGIKQTTEELVSLLSRMSLKTSIKNDNKLIIEVPPTRHDVLHACDIYEDIAIAYGYNKIQKTIPYLFTIAEECPLNKLSDQLRTELAYAGFTEALTFSLCSREDISNKLGHNLINVPAVHILNPKTLEFQVARTTLIPGLLKTLAANKKMPLPHKLFEVSDIILKDNNTEVGARNNRHLCAIYCNKSDGFELIHGLLDRILQILEVPWNNNETKNGYYLRAVDDPTFFPHRCAEILCYNKVIGKMGVLHPDVISKFELNTPCSILEIDIECFL
- the LOC551101 gene encoding phenylalanine--tRNA ligase beta subunit isoform X2, whose amino-acid sequence is MLRGFNPWTSYIFKSVYIFNIVDIPQYMTILPNTNTEKIIMTKQCLEVRGHIVAAILRDVTFTEDSYNSFIDLQEKLHQNIGRKRTLVSIGTHDLDTIKGPFLYDARSPTNICFKPLNQDKEYTAEEIINLYSNHAQLKQYLHIIKDSPFYPVVEDSNGIILSFPPIINGDHSKITLNTKNILIECTAIDLTKAKIVLNTIVCAFSQYCKTKYTIEMVEVLYPNGQVFHYPDLKYRTIEIDCEKAMKYIGIKQTTEELVSLLSRMSLKTSIKNDNKLIIEVPPTRHDVLHACDIYEDIAIAYGYNKIQKTIPYLFTIAEECPLNKLSDQLRTELAYAGFTEALTFSLCSREDISNKLGHNLINVPAVHILNPKTLEFQVARTTLIPGLLKTLAANKKMPLPHKLFEVSDIILKDNNTEVGARNNRHLCAIYCNKSDGFELIHGLLDRILQILEVPWNNNETKNGYYLRAVDDPTFFPHRCAEILCYNKVIGKMGVLHPDVISKFELNTPCSILEIDIECFL